The genomic DNA TGAGCGCGCTGCAGACCGACGCCTCGATCAACCCGGGCAACTCCGGCGGCCCGCTGCTCGATGCGCGCGGTGCGGTCATCGGTATCAACTCGGCCATCCAGTCGACCGGCAGCAGCGGCCAGGCCCAGGCGGGATCCATCGGCCTCGGCTTCGCGATCCCGATCAACCAGGCGGAGAACGTCGCCCAGCAGCTGATCAAGACCGGCCAGCCGGTCTACCCGGTGATCGGTGCCACCGTCACCATGGACGAGAAGACCGGCGGCGCCGTCATCTCGGAGCAGGGCTCGGGCGGCACGCCGCCCGTCAGCCCGGACGGCCCCGCCGCCAAGGCCGGTCTCAAGGCGGGTGACGTCATCACCAAGTTCAACGAGACGGTGATCGACAGCGGCCCGACCCTGATCGGTGAGATCTGGACCCACAAGCCGGGCGACAAGGTCACGCTGACCTACAAGCGCGACGGCAAGGTGTCGACGGCCGAAGTCACCCTGGGGGAGCGCAAGGGCGACAGCTGACCGGCTAGGCTGTCCTCGCGTCAACGCCGGTCCATGACCGATGACGTGGGGTGGGTTGCCCGAGCGGCCTAAGGGAACGGTCTTGAAAACCGTCGTGGCAGCGATGTCACCGTGGGTTCAAATCCCACACCCACCGCAGCACCTGTGAAGGGGCGTCCGAGAGGGCGCCCCTTCTGCGTGCGTGGCCGACGGTGTCGGGACCGCCCGGTGGTGCGGGCTCAGGACGATCGGTCGGGACGGTCGGCGTCCTCCGGGCCCATGGGGCGACAGGAGGTGAGCCGGGCGGCCGAGGCGATGGTGGCCCGGGCCTCGCGTTCGGTGAGGCCGGTGCGGACGGCGGCGTCGGTGAGGGCGTCCGCCAGGGCTTCGCCGAAGCCGTGTTCGTACGCACGGCAAGCAGCCCAGAAAAGACGGGTGTTGCGCTGTCCTTCGTGTGCCGCGAGAACGAACTGGACCAGGCCGCGGCCGTGGTGGGGGCGGCCGGAGAGGTGGTGAGGGCGTGCGGGGGGCGTGAGCAGACGGAGGAGCGCGCGGGGGCAGGGGGCCGGGGAGAGATCGGCGGCGCCGGGGGCGAGCCGGTAGGTGCCGCGGGTGGTGACCGAGCCCGGACCGACCAGGTAGCCGCCGGCACCGCGGATGTCGATGCCGGGGGCGAGGCGGCTTGCGGAATTCGGTACGGATACGCCGGGTGGGCCGGTGAGCCAGATGTGGCGGCCGCCGCTGGGAGTGATCACCGTGACCGTCGGCGGGATGGTGAACAGGTGGTGCAGTGCCAGCTGCTGGAGGGCCACCACGGAGTCGTTCCGGCCGGTGGCGTCGATGTCGAGGTCGACGCCGATGAGGTGGTGCGGGGCCCGGCCGCAGGCGATTCCGTAGCCGGTGGCCCAGGGGGCGGCGGCGAAGAGTGCGCGTACGGCGGCAGGGTTCGTGGTGGCGTCGTGGACGCCGTGTCCGGGGAGACCGCAGGCGCCTCGGCAGGTGACCGGCCGGTCCTCGTCGTGGTGGGGAGAGCGCAGGGCGGGGAGCTTGGTGGCGGACAGCGGGATGACGGGGAGCCCGTGCTCGGCGGCGGAGAGCGCGTGGGCGAGGGCCAGGGTGGCGGTCTGCCGGTCGGTGATGGCCATGACTCTATGTTCGTACAACTGTTCGAAGAAAGGAAGAGGGGGTGGGGTGGTGGGGTGGGTGACGGCGGAGGGCGCGGCCGGATCGGTTGCTGCGGATCGGTGGGCCGGATCGCATGGGGCGCGGGGGCGGAAATGTGCCGAAACGCTTTTCCTCTTGGGGTGCGCGCGATTGTGCGGCACCGGGGGGTGAGCTGGGGCTTTGGGAGTGGGTGGGAGGTTTATCGGGTGTTCCTCATGCTTGCGGGGGAACCGGCTGACCTGGGTGGTTCGCCGGGGGTTCGGTGGGCAGCTTTGGTCTCGCGACGTCGTGACCAAGACCGAGGCGGTCGGCCAACTGCCTCGGAACCAGCCGCACTTTCGGTTCCTGGAGGAAATAGACATGGC from Streptomyces sp. NBC_01707 includes the following:
- a CDS encoding bifunctional DNA primase/polymerase; amino-acid sequence: MAITDRQTATLALAHALSAAEHGLPVIPLSATKLPALRSPHHDEDRPVTCRGACGLPGHGVHDATTNPAAVRALFAAAPWATGYGIACGRAPHHLIGVDLDIDATGRNDSVVALQQLALHHLFTIPPTVTVITPSGGRHIWLTGPPGVSVPNSASRLAPGIDIRGAGGYLVGPGSVTTRGTYRLAPGAADLSPAPCPRALLRLLTPPARPHHLSGRPHHGRGLVQFVLAAHEGQRNTRLFWAACRAYEHGFGEALADALTDAAVRTGLTEREARATIASAARLTSCRPMGPEDADRPDRSS